The Methylobacterium sp. PvR107 genome contains a region encoding:
- the motA gene encoding flagellar motor stator protein MotA has protein sequence MRLIVGTLIVFACVFGSYKMMGGHLEVLWQPFEFVIILGAAIGAFVIGNTGPVLKAVPAMLGTLLKGPKYNQQSYVELLGMQYSLYKLAKQKGSMALEPHIENPSESSLFNAFPTFAANHHAVEFVCDYMRMVTLGANNVHEIDALMDEELETHHQEQERVVSAMQSLADGTPALGIVAAVLGVIKTMGAIKEPPEVLGHLIGGALVGTFFGVFVAYGFFGPMAQSLKSLFEAEAKYYLSLKAGLLAHIAGQPPVMSVEFARKSLMSDVRPTFSEVEAATAALPAQI, from the coding sequence ATGCGGCTGATCGTCGGCACTTTGATCGTCTTCGCCTGCGTCTTCGGCAGCTACAAGATGATGGGTGGCCACCTGGAAGTCCTCTGGCAGCCATTCGAGTTCGTCATCATCCTCGGCGCGGCGATCGGCGCCTTCGTCATCGGCAATACCGGGCCGGTGCTCAAGGCCGTGCCCGCCATGCTGGGCACGCTCCTGAAGGGCCCCAAATACAACCAGCAATCCTATGTCGAACTGCTGGGAATGCAGTATTCGTTGTACAAGCTTGCGAAGCAGAAGGGTTCGATGGCGCTCGAGCCGCACATCGAAAATCCGAGCGAGTCGTCCCTGTTCAACGCCTTCCCGACCTTTGCCGCGAACCATCACGCGGTCGAGTTCGTCTGCGACTACATGCGCATGGTGACGCTGGGCGCCAACAACGTCCACGAGATCGACGCGCTCATGGACGAGGAGCTGGAGACGCACCACCAGGAGCAGGAGCGTGTCGTTTCGGCCATGCAGTCGCTCGCCGACGGAACGCCGGCGCTCGGCATCGTCGCCGCCGTGCTCGGCGTGATCAAGACGATGGGAGCGATCAAGGAGCCGCCGGAGGTGCTGGGACATCTGATCGGCGGCGCGCTCGTCGGCACCTTCTTCGGCGTCTTCGTCGCCTATGGCTTCTTCGGGCCCATGGCGCAGTCGCTGAAAAGCCTCTTCGAGGCCGAAGCCAAATACTACCTCTCGCTCAAGGCGGGTCTGCTCGCCCACATCGCCGGCCAGCCGCCGGTGATGTCGGTCGAATTTGCCCGCAAGTCTCTGATGAGCGACGTCCGCCCGACCTTCAGCGAAGTGGAAGCGGCAACCGCCGCCCTGCCCGCCCAGATCTGA
- a CDS encoding flagellar motor protein MotB, translated as MTTIIIKKVKKAGHAHHGGAWKIAYADFVTAMMAFFLLMWLISMTTQEQKVGLAEYFAPAALSPATSGAGGILYGTALDTAGNKSSTPRDAGRGSIEQEDKARSTSPGRASDLDASRTAANVQANVSAIASLRQALQAMPDIAELSRNIVIEQTKEGVNVSLVDQDGRSMFREGSVDPYEHTRRVLVALAPTLRQLPNRLSITGHTAVARPGSTRAGEPWNLSAGRALAVREVLAAAGVPNDNFASVTGRADTEPVFPDNPYLAPNRRVTVTLLNASPPVPPNLFR; from the coding sequence ATGACCACGATCATCATCAAGAAGGTCAAGAAGGCCGGTCACGCGCACCATGGCGGTGCCTGGAAGATCGCCTATGCGGACTTCGTGACCGCCATGATGGCGTTCTTCCTGCTGATGTGGCTGATCAGCATGACCACGCAGGAGCAGAAGGTCGGTCTGGCGGAATACTTCGCGCCGGCGGCTCTGAGCCCTGCAACCAGCGGCGCGGGCGGTATTCTCTACGGCACCGCCCTGGACACGGCAGGCAACAAGTCGTCCACGCCCCGCGACGCAGGGAGGGGCTCTATCGAGCAGGAGGACAAGGCGCGCTCGACCAGTCCGGGCCGCGCCAGCGATCTCGATGCCAGCCGCACGGCCGCCAACGTGCAGGCCAATGTCAGCGCCATAGCCAGTCTCCGGCAGGCGCTCCAGGCGATGCCCGACATTGCCGAGCTGTCGCGCAACATCGTGATCGAGCAGACCAAGGAGGGCGTGAACGTGTCCCTCGTGGATCAGGACGGCCGCTCCATGTTCCGCGAGGGCTCCGTCGACCCCTACGAGCACACCCGTCGCGTGCTGGTGGCGCTCGCGCCGACCCTGCGCCAGCTGCCCAACCGCCTGTCGATCACCGGCCACACGGCCGTCGCGCGCCCGGGCTCGACGCGGGCCGGCGAACCCTGGAACCTCTCCGCCGGGCGTGCCCTCGCCGTGCGCGAGGTCCTGGCGGCTGCCGGGGTTCCCAACGACAACTTCGCTTCCGTGACGGGACGGGCCGACACCGAGCCGGTTTTCCCCGACAATCCCTACCTCGCGCCGAACCGACGGGTGACGGTCACGCTGCTCAACGCGAGCCCGCCGGTGCCCCCGAACCTGTTTCGCTGA